One part of the Deltaproteobacteria bacterium CG2_30_66_27 genome encodes these proteins:
- a CDS encoding valine--tRNA ligase: MGEDKPEKEKPYDPKSVEERWYAAWIAAGSFHADPSRPGDPYTIVIPPPNVTGSLHMGHALNITLQDVLLRYARMNGRNTLWLPGTDHAGIATQNVVEKMLAKEGITRQELGREAFIERVWKWKEESGGTILNQLKRLGAACDWERERFTMDEGLSRAVREAFVRLHRKGLVYRGRYIINWCPRCRTALSDLEVSYVEKKGALWYIRYPGMSGEEGIVVATTRPETMLGDTAVAVNPKDDRYSGRVGTTLRLPLMNRPIPVVADEMVDREFGTGAVKITPSHDVNDFEVARRHGLPSVRVIDESGAMTRDAGAFVGMDRFACRDAVVAKLAEEGLLVREEPYLHNIGHCYRCRTVVEPAESMQWFVKTKPLAAAAIRAVREGETRIVPAQWEKTYYEWMENIHDWCISRQIWWGHRIPAFHCRACGKTMVEIDPPSLCDACGGTDIRQEEDVLDTWFSSGLWPFSTLGWPEKTADFERYYPTSVLVTGFDILFFWVARMMMMGIEFTGKAPFRDVVIHALVRDAKGEKMSKTRGNVIDPLVVIDKFGTDAFRFTLVALAAQGRDIRMSDDRVEGYRNFMNKLYQAGRFVRMHADDATLRDLPDDLPVTDRWILSRLQRVIDEVRRGIEEYRFNEAGSAFYQFVWHEFCDWYLEMIKPALSPDAGEAERQAQRAVLLRVYETILALGHPFVPFITEDLWHALPGERGLLYDRPYPVVDVGATDENVEDAMAHLMEVIRAVRNIRSELNIPPGKQVEVRLKGQQEEQKFLRDHEEIVRRLARAGRVAYVDPDYIPVKDATAVVNDIEVCLPLEGLIDFGQEAKRLGKEVEKTKAEYARVAGQLGNARFTAKAPPDIVDALRDRGKTLEQKIAKLGKNLELVSRYLA; the protein is encoded by the coding sequence ATGGGCGAAGATAAACCAGAGAAAGAGAAACCGTACGACCCGAAGTCCGTGGAGGAGCGCTGGTACGCCGCCTGGATCGCGGCGGGTTCCTTTCACGCCGACCCGTCCCGGCCGGGGGATCCGTACACGATCGTCATCCCGCCGCCGAACGTCACCGGCTCCCTCCATATGGGGCACGCCCTGAACATCACTCTGCAGGACGTCCTTCTGCGATACGCCCGGATGAACGGGCGCAACACTCTCTGGCTTCCGGGAACCGACCACGCCGGGATCGCGACCCAGAACGTCGTCGAGAAGATGCTTGCGAAGGAGGGGATCACCCGCCAGGAACTCGGGCGGGAGGCCTTCATCGAGCGGGTCTGGAAGTGGAAGGAGGAGAGCGGCGGGACGATCCTGAACCAGCTGAAGCGCCTGGGCGCCGCGTGCGACTGGGAGCGCGAGCGGTTCACGATGGACGAGGGGCTCTCCCGCGCGGTCCGCGAAGCGTTCGTTCGGCTCCACCGGAAGGGACTCGTCTACCGCGGGCGGTACATCATCAACTGGTGCCCCCGATGCCGCACGGCGCTCTCCGACCTCGAGGTCTCCTACGTGGAGAAGAAGGGGGCGCTCTGGTACATACGCTATCCCGGGATGTCCGGCGAGGAGGGGATCGTCGTCGCGACCACGCGCCCCGAGACGATGCTGGGCGACACCGCCGTAGCGGTCAACCCGAAGGACGACCGGTACTCCGGGCGGGTCGGGACGACCCTGCGGCTGCCGCTGATGAACCGGCCGATTCCGGTGGTGGCCGACGAGATGGTGGACCGCGAGTTCGGGACCGGCGCGGTGAAGATCACACCGTCCCATGACGTGAACGATTTCGAGGTCGCGAGGCGGCACGGGCTGCCCTCCGTTCGGGTGATCGACGAGTCCGGGGCGATGACGCGAGACGCGGGCGCCTTCGTCGGGATGGACCGGTTCGCATGCCGTGATGCGGTCGTCGCGAAGCTGGCGGAAGAGGGGCTGCTCGTCCGCGAGGAGCCGTACCTCCACAACATCGGCCACTGCTACCGGTGCAGGACGGTGGTGGAGCCTGCGGAGAGCATGCAGTGGTTCGTCAAGACGAAGCCGTTGGCCGCCGCAGCCATCCGCGCGGTGCGCGAGGGCGAGACCCGGATCGTTCCGGCGCAGTGGGAGAAGACGTATTACGAGTGGATGGAGAATATCCACGACTGGTGCATCTCCCGTCAGATCTGGTGGGGGCATCGCATCCCGGCCTTCCACTGCCGTGCGTGCGGGAAGACGATGGTCGAGATCGACCCGCCTTCGCTGTGCGATGCGTGCGGGGGGACCGACATCCGGCAGGAAGAGGACGTCCTCGACACCTGGTTCTCCTCCGGCCTCTGGCCGTTCTCGACCCTCGGGTGGCCGGAAAAGACGGCGGACTTCGAACGGTACTATCCCACGTCCGTGCTGGTGACCGGCTTCGACATCCTCTTCTTCTGGGTCGCCCGGATGATGATGATGGGGATCGAGTTCACGGGCAAGGCTCCCTTCCGCGACGTGGTGATCCACGCCCTCGTCCGGGATGCCAAGGGCGAAAAGATGAGCAAGACCCGGGGGAACGTCATCGATCCGCTGGTAGTGATCGACAAGTTCGGCACCGACGCCTTCCGCTTCACCCTCGTCGCGCTGGCGGCGCAGGGACGGGACATCCGGATGTCCGACGACCGGGTCGAGGGGTACCGCAACTTCATGAACAAGCTGTACCAGGCCGGCCGCTTCGTCCGGATGCACGCCGACGACGCGACGCTCCGGGATCTTCCGGACGACCTGCCGGTGACGGACCGGTGGATCCTCTCCCGTCTGCAGCGGGTGATCGACGAGGTCCGCCGGGGGATCGAGGAGTACCGGTTCAACGAGGCGGGTTCCGCCTTCTACCAGTTCGTGTGGCACGAGTTCTGCGACTGGTACCTCGAGATGATCAAGCCTGCGCTTTCCCCCGATGCGGGAGAGGCGGAACGACAAGCGCAGCGGGCCGTCCTGCTCCGGGTCTACGAAACGATCCTTGCGCTCGGCCACCCGTTCGTACCCTTCATCACCGAGGATCTGTGGCACGCCCTGCCGGGGGAGCGGGGGCTCCTGTATGACCGGCCATACCCCGTCGTAGACGTCGGCGCGACCGACGAGAACGTCGAGGACGCGATGGCGCACCTGATGGAGGTCATCCGGGCGGTTCGCAACATCCGCAGCGAGCTCAACATCCCGCCGGGGAAGCAGGTCGAGGTTCGCCTGAAAGGTCAGCAGGAGGAGCAGAAGTTCCTGCGGGACCACGAGGAAATCGTCCGGCGGCTCGCCCGGGCAGGGCGGGTGGCCTACGTCGATCCCGATTACATCCCGGTGAAGGACGCGACCGCGGTGGTGAACGACATCGAGGTCTGCCTCCCCCTGGAGGGCCTCATCGACTTCGGGCAGGAGGCGAAGCGCCTGGGCAAGGAGGTGGAGAAGACGAAGGCGGAGTACGCCCGCGTCGCCGGGCAGCTGGGGAACGCGCGGTTCACCGCCAAGGCCCCCCCGGACATCGTCGACGCCTTGCGCGACCGGGGGAAAACGCTGGAACAGAAGATCGCCAAGCTCGGGAAGAACCTCGAGCTGGTGAGTCGATACCTGGCGTGA